The stretch of DNA ATCTGAGCAGTTTATGGAAATTCCTGAGAAAagatagataaataaattagtataAAATACTAAGGCTAtcgtgtttttaaattttaccctGATCTCCGTAGTTGGCACAATTGTATTTCTTAGCCACTCCGGGCAGGCAATTGCTGTCTTCCAAACAAAAGGAGGCCTTGTGTCCTTGTGCCACTTTGCGACCTCTCAAGTCGAAGATATCAAAGGTGGCAAACACCTCCATGCTGTGGAAATGCCTGCAAAAAAAGATTGATTTTTGAAATTCCTTTAACAAAAgtactttctaaaattcaatatttaaacaaacattATCTTTAATCGAAATGTAAATCTATATAAATAAACTCTCAACtgactttcaaaaaattgtattccgATTTTAAGGATGCgtttgacatttaaaatataatatgcggGAATATGCTTTAAAAgagaatttatttgttatgattttagtaatttaaaataaaatgtatacaaatttCTCTCGGTGTACTCACATATGGCACATGTGCCACTCCCACTGGCTCTTCTCCTTAAACGGCCGGAAATCGGCATTTCCTGCATTGATCGCCGCCGCCGTAAACTTGAGCAACCGTCGCGATCGATATCGCCAGTGGGGATCATCCCGCTGGATTTGATACGCCTCGGTGGCCACGCAATTTTCTTCCATTGCGCACTGCATCAGCAGCATGGGTCGATCCTCCAGATGGGCGGTCTGTTCGATCTCCAGATAGTCCACGACCAGATCGGGGGCAATATAGTCACAGATCACGGCGGCCACATGCTGCCGGTTGCCGTGACAGCTCACAATGCCCTGGCCGGCGTCGTGATGAAGGCAGTCGGCCAGTTCCGTTTCGTTGCCATAACACTCGCTGCCACTCAGCACGGGTCTCGACACATTGGAGCCTCCAAAGAAATCCGTTTGGAAGGCCTCGCTGGCATAGCCCAAGTCGAGTTGCCGACAGACGACATTGGCCTCCAAAAGTGACCAACCATCGGCGCAAACACTGCCCCATCGACCGCCATCCAAACTCACCTCCACTCGTCCCTCGATTCTCGACCGCCCTCCTCGCAATCGCACATATAAACGGGAATGCGAACGAATCGGATATTTTCGCAGATCATCATCTCTGAAAATGGGCGATGGAGCAGGAATCAGGGCATTTTCCGGGGGAAAGCACACAACGCCAGCTGCCTCACCGGGCTCACAATCATTCTCGCCCCAGCCTTCGAAATGGCAGTTGATCAACTCCTGTTCGTGACCCTCGCAGAAGAGGTTGTCCATCCAGAAGCGACGTCGAGCGGGTCCAAAGTAACCACTTCTCGTGTACCTTTGCATGCCGGGAAAACCCAGCTGGCGGCACACAATGTGCCCCTCTGCCGAATCCCACTCGTCATCGCACACGGCGCCCCATTTGCCATTGTGCAAAACCTCTATGTTGCCtgaaaagatattttaaaatattatttaacccATTAATCAACAATCAACTTACGCAAGAATTTTACAAAATCATCGATGgcgtttttaaaacaaatactttgaaatatgataaaaaaaataaaataaatttaattttgatgttTTCCTGTTCCTTGTCGATCTAAGtggttaattttctttttcaagaaACGCATTAATAGAACCTAATTATGTTTTAtctaattgcatttattttatggcTAAACCACATGTGCCTCCATAAATAGATGAAAAATGTAGATCTACATTGCGGATCTATCCATAAATGATATTGTGATGAAACAAGATCCTTTAGAATTTGTGTTACTATTACCTACACCGTTCATCTTAGCCAAACCTTACCTTCGTATTCATTATCTCCGCCCACCAGTCGAATGGCGCCCTCCTCCTTGTTCAGGACCTTAATGTACCTGTGTACCAATCTCTGGCGTTCCAGACGAGCCTCCTCCAAGGATCTGTGTTGCACCACGGCATCCGCAAGATGGAGAACCAGTACAGTGAGGAACAAAACTTTAAGGCCCATCTTAAGGTCCTTTCGATCTTCGACTGCGCACATTTGCCCGCCACGACGTTCGCATGAGAACTGAAGCTCAACGCAAATATCTGAAACGGCAAACAGAATCATTTAACTATGAACTGGCCAGATACAAAAAGATACATAGATAGACGGATAGATGGGTAGGTAGGTAGGTGGCTTTGGCTTGTTAGGTACATATTCAGATATCTGATGCGGTTCAGAAGCTCGCTCACTACTGACGTCATTGGTCGCCCGACGAGGGCGGAGATCGAGAGTTAATATCTATGAAAGCCAAAAGCTGAGAGTGCAGAGACGAGTGTAGTGAGCACCGATCTCGGCTATATCCACTAGCGATTCAAAATCCAAAGCTGAATCTATTTCCCGCACGTATGCATGTCACTTAATGAGTTTTTCATTTTGAGGCAGCACTGACATTGCCGTTGTCGAAGCGAATTGGCAAATGGTACACTGAGGACAAATTGATCAATAGTGTTTCATggaaataaacatattttattatgtaaatttaaaaggatttttattgactttacacagaaatatttaagggGATTTTATAATTGgattatgtatatttggaattttatttctgaaatttgatcaaaattattttatagatttttacctttttaattaaatgaatttaaaagatttcGTTTTGTATATGTAAGCAAAAGTTAAAACGGAACAAATGCGATTtcttattaaacatttttttaaaaaaaaactttagaattaaataaaattctttcagTGCACGTCGAAGGCCAAACAAATGTTGCTCTATAAACAAATGCGAAAAGGAAGCACTAACCCATCTAGTTTATCATACAACAATAAaccattataaaatatttctcacacccattacaaacatttaatGAGCGCTGTGTTTGAACCCTGAACTCGCCTCCTCCTCCCAGCCATAAAATAATGCATTGCCAAATCCAAAAAGGGGAATGAAAATATGGAAAACGAAGCCATAATTTCGACTCTGAGTGAACACGACCCACATATGAATACAAAATCTGTTGCTCGCAATTTAACTACGTATGGTTGTTGGTATCTCGTTTGTTTTGTGAGCAAACCGGCAAAATCATCGTCATCGTAGGGAAGCCCATTAGTTTTGGCATGCAGCCATTTGAAACATCGCATGCAACATCATGGCCATCATGACATTGACACTGAAACCATCGCAACGGAAAAGCAAACTAAAGCTAACGTATaaagcacaaaaaataaattaaataaaagcttGGTTTTTGGGCGAGTACAATGGGGGGAGATGGGCGGCTCATTAGCAAAAGTGCCAGCAGCATAATCGTAATTGGAAATCAAACTCGATTAGGTCAGCTGTATAAATGGTTAGAGGGGCGGGATGCGAAACGCAATGAAGCGTGCCTCTATACATTTGCTGGATAGATTTTCAAGATCAATGTAGATCAGAAACCGGCAATTTTCTACTCAGTGCGATGGATGAATGACAGTTCGTTGTTATTGATAAATCAACACAAATTCGATCTGGAACATGAGCCATTGAATACTTtgaactaaaaatataaaatattaaaaaaaaagaattttataataataatccataaaaaatattacttacaggaaaataatatacacaaagattcattaaaaaaattatcactATAATAAAAACCTAAGAACTATACACTATAATTTGGTTTGCCATTAATATCCCTAATGgccaataaaaaccaatttctttcaatattcACACATTCCTATCAATGAACAGTTTTATAACCAACTCGAACGCCGAACTATGCCATAACCAATATGTGAGCAATTTATAAGGTCCAACATGCATACTATATCTATGTAAATATCCCCTCGTTTCGCTCGCACGAAGTGATCATAAATATTGGCCAGAGAAATTAATTGGATAAACGTTTTATGATATTGAATTATGATGGCCGGGGCGAATGGGAGCATCTCGCTACTTGGCCATTCGAAATATTCCCACACAATTCAAAGGGGGGCGAAATTTTATGAGTGCGTAAATTCCATTCGGATGGCCCGCAAGGGCTAAGAGGGCATAAAGGACATGGGGCAATCCTGGCGCAACGCCATGCACCAAGGTAATAAAATTCGATAGAAAATCGtgtaaaaaaatcattacacACAGAAGAACCAGCAGCAGGACAAAGTCAGCTTGCCCACCCCATTGCCAATCTGGCACTAAAATCAAACGGGTCCAGGAAACACCGCAGGCGTCTGACCAATCTGCTGCACCTCCTCTCCCGATTCCTGATCCTTCCGCTCAGCTCCTCCGGGGATATAAAAAGCGGCAACGTGAGGCGACAAGGCCAAAGCTCCGAGGAGCCAGCCTCCTTTGGCcaacaataaaatgcgagAGTCAAGGAGGAGCTGCGCTGAACAAGAAGTAACGACAAAGTGGAAAACCAGCGGGAAAATAATTTGTGTGGGAGTTAACCACCCCAAGGGGATGATTTTCATGGCAGGAGGCTCCGCAGAGGCAAGAACCAAGAACCAAGAACCAGGTCCAGAACGgataaaaagataaaaactgGTTAAGGGATATTGAAAGGCGGTAAATTGCTTTATTACTTAAGTGAGCCAGAGATGATTAGGTTCGCTATTGGCCGCAGTTGCTGCAGTTTGCCCAGCGGCGACTCATTAAAACGGAGTCCCTACACCGGACGAAGGGAAATTGAAAATgggaaagaaaaaaagagtaacagaaagaaaagaaaggctTTGAATGGGTGTAAACAAGAATTAACTTGTAATAATATCGTTAGGCAACCGGATTTGCTGGTTAAAAATTAGTTCAATTCCAAGTAGGAAAAAATATCTTGTTTTCTGTATTTCTTCTGGGATTTTTTCTTCAAGCGAAAAGCAGGTTGGCTTTTAATAAAGCAAATCAGAAGGAAGTCTAAAAatatgtgttattttttttataaattatgtaaacatattttattctttaaattatatttttttgccaattacaaaacatatttttaaaaattttcagtcCGCACAAAACAGCcaagaaaatagaaatagggCCTACAAAATCTCATTCCTCCTCAATTACAATCATCGCGCCCATAacttaatttaaaggaaagaCAAGCAGAGACATTAAATCTTTTCATAATGATATCATACAGTCGTATCACATATAGCGAGGCTCATTTGGACATTAATAAAATTGGATGACGCGCTGACAGCATAAATGTCACCGAAAATgctattaaaactaaattataGCCGGCATAACCATGATTCATGAGCTCTAGTGCCCCTCCCTTCGCCTGCTGGTTGcgaaaaaaaatcgtaaaaatatgaaatgccAAATTTGTAGCTAGCTTATGGTAAAAAGAAGATTATTAATTCTTAATAAGAGGGCGAGGAATGCAAAGAGGGCACTGAAGAACtggaaacaaaaacagaaattgtataaaaaatgtGGCCAGTGGGGCGTGTGTCTATGGCTGCCTTGAAAATGTGCCAAAAACgctgaaaaaatacaagaaaaaatgaaaacaagccATAGAAAAAATGCTCAGAATCAGTGAATGCCCTGGCTCAAATACC from Drosophila takahashii strain IR98-3 E-12201 chromosome 2R, DtakHiC1v2, whole genome shotgun sequence encodes:
- the Loxl2 gene encoding lysyl oxidase homolog 3A codes for the protein MCAVEDRKDLKMGLKVLFLTVLVLHLADAVVQHRSLEEARLERQRLVHRYIKVLNKEEGAIRLVGGDNEYEGNIEVLHNGKWGAVCDDEWDSAEGHIVCRQLGFPGMQRYTRSGYFGPARRRFWMDNLFCEGHEQELINCHFEGWGENDCEPGEAAGVVCFPPENALIPAPSPIFRDDDLRKYPIRSHSRLYVRLRGGRSRIEGRVEVSLDGGRWGSVCADGWSLLEANVVCRQLDLGYASEAFQTDFFGGSNVSRPVLSGSECYGNETELADCLHHDAGQGIVSCHGNRQHVAAVICDYIAPDLVVDYLEIEQTAHLEDRPMLLMQCAMEENCVATEAYQIQRDDPHWRYRSRRLLKFTAAAINAGNADFRPFKEKSQWEWHMCHMHFHSMEVFATFDIFDLRGRKVAQGHKASFCLEDSNCLPGVAKKYNCANYGDQGISINCSDVYLYNLDCQWVDVTDLSPGSYVLKIAINPEFKVAEMNYDNNAAICDLIYTENFARVQNCQLGRP